The nucleotide window TTGTTGGATGGATCGTCGTTCTTGGTATTGGAGAAGGTCAGCTTTGAGATGCGATGCAAGGAGGACGAGGGTCATCTCTTTCTATCCTCACACCCCATtgcctatatatatatcctcTCGGGGAAGCTGAGAGAGGTGTGTTTGTGTTGGCCGTCAGCCTTAGCTTCTTGATCGCAAGCTTTGCCATGGGGAACCGAGAGGAGAGGCTGGTTCAGAGGGTCACAGAGATCTATGAGTGCGTCTCAAAGCTTCCCACGCTGAGCCCATCCAAGGAAGTGAACGAGCTCTTTACCGAGTTGGTCAACATCTGCATCCCTGTGATCGCCATTGATGTGTCCAAGCTGAGCTCCGAGGTGCAGGCGATGAGGTCCGAGCTCATTATGCTCTGTGGAGAGGCGGAGGGCCTCTTGGAGAGCCACCACTCTGATCTGCTGGCTTCATATGACAACCCTCTCGACCATTTGAGGCTCTTCCCTTACTACTCCAACTATCTCAAGCTCAGCCTTTTGGAGTACACCTTACTGGCGAGGCACGTGCCGAACCGGCCTGGCAGGGTGGCGTTCGTCGGCTCCGGACCTCTGCCTCTGACCTCCATCGTGCTGGCCAAGCGGCACATGCCGGTGGCGGAGTTCCACAACTACGATCTAGACCCGACTGCCAATGATCGCGCTAGCCGGCTGGTGCGTAGCGATCCCGACATGGCGGCGCGCATGGCGTTCCACACGGCGGACGTGCTCAGCGTGACGGACGAGCTGAGGGGGTTCGACGTGGTGTTCCTGGCGGCGCTAGTGGGGGTCGACCACGACGAGAAGGTCCGGGTGATTGAGCACCTCGCGCGCCACATGGCCCCGGGGGCCGTCCTGGTGGCCCGGAGCGCCCACAGCGCCAGGGCCTTCCTGTACCCGGTGGTGGAGCCAGCGGAACTGACAGGGTTCGAGGTGCTGACGGTGCACCACCCCATCGACGAGGTCATCAACTCGGTGATCGTGGCGAGGAAGCCGAAAGACGACCACGCCGCTGGTGCTGCAGCCGTGACGAGGCCTTGCAAGTGCTGCGAGATGGTGCAGGGCTTCCATCACTTCCGCCATGGAAGCGTGATGGGGGACGCTGCACCGGAAGAGCTCCCCTCCTGACGGACGAACGCCTCCTCCATTCCAAGAAAGAGAAGTTGCTGAATCATTCTCCAACTATTATTGTGTGCTTAATTCTAAGATGGTGTGCTGCTATCATGTATGGACTGAACTTTATTTCGATCACTTACGTATGCTTGTTAAAGGAAGTATCAGATTCTAGATTGAACAGCAGAACATTAATGTCTTATTTAATGcaggaaaaggaaaagaaccTAACAATTAGAAGGAGTCTTTCTTGTATTGTTCTCCTCTTACGTCAAGATAGATGATAGATAGCGCGTTGCTGTAACCAAGAAGGTCGTCATCCGCATACATACATACAGCTGATCAGGTGAACATTAACATCAGACTAATAGCATAAAAGCTTAGTccataatcaaatcaaataaaggcAACAGAACTGCCCTGTTAGtctaaacaactttaagccgtggcctcggggccgacgcggctgggttcgggtccgaatgatgggGATCTTCTCGAGACGGCCTTCGAGTCCACCAAGGTGGTCGGGT belongs to Musa acuminata AAA Group cultivar baxijiao chromosome BXJ1-11, Cavendish_Baxijiao_AAA, whole genome shotgun sequence and includes:
- the LOC103971979 gene encoding nicotianamine synthase-like, producing MQGGRGSSLSILTPHCLYIYPLGEAERGVFVLAVSLSFLIASFAMGNREERLVQRVTEIYECVSKLPTLSPSKEVNELFTELVNICIPVIAIDVSKLSSEVQAMRSELIMLCGEAEGLLESHHSDLLASYDNPLDHLRLFPYYSNYLKLSLLEYTLLARHVPNRPGRVAFVGSGPLPLTSIVLAKRHMPVAEFHNYDLDPTANDRASRLVRSDPDMAARMAFHTADVLSVTDELRGFDVVFLAALVGVDHDEKVRVIEHLARHMAPGAVLVARSAHSARAFLYPVVEPAELTGFEVLTVHHPIDEVINSVIVARKPKDDHAAGAAAVTRPCKCCEMVQGFHHFRHGSVMGDAAPEELPS